The following DNA comes from Corallococcus silvisoli.
CTTCCGCGTCGGCCTTGATCGGAGAAGGTGCGCCGCTATAGTCCGCGCCGTTTCGCCACCCCTGCCATGGAGAAGTCAATGACCCGGCGTACGCCCCTCAACGAGGCCCACCGCAAGCTGGGGGCCCGGATGGTCGACTTCGTCGGTTGGGACATGCCGGTTCAGTACTCCTCCGTCATCGCCGAGCACGAGGCCGTGCGCAATGCCGTCGGCCTGTTCGATGTCTCGCATATGGGGGAAATTGAATTCTCCGGGCCCGGCGCCCTGGAGACCGTGAACCGGCTCATCTCCAACGACCTTGCCCGCTGCCAGGACGGTCAGGCCGTCTACGCGGGCCTGCTCAACGACCTGGGCGGTTTCGTGGACGACGTCGTCGCCTACCGCTTCAGCCCCGAGCGCATCCTCATCTGCGTCAACTCCAGCAACCGCGAGAAGGACTTCGCCTGGATGAAGGCGCGCGCGGAGGGCGTGACCCCGGTGGACCGCGGGGACGAGTTCGCGCAGATCGCCGTCCAGGGCCCGAAGGCCGTGGGGCTGGTGCAGCGCCTGACGAAGGCGGACCTGTCCAAGGTGGGCACCTACCGCTTCACGGAAGGGGAGGTGGCCGGCGTGAAGTCCATCATCTCCCGCACGGGCTACACCGGCGAGGACGGCTTCGAGCTCTACTGCGCCGCCGAGGACGCCGTGAAGCTCTGGGACGCGCTCCTGGAGAACGGGCAGCCGGACGGCGTGAAGCCCTGTGGCCTGGGCGCGCGCGACTCGCTGCGCACGGAGATGAAGTACGCGCTGTACGGCAACGACATCGACGACGCGCACACCGCCCTGGAGGCGGGCCTGGGCTGGATCGTCAAGCTGGACAAGCCGGGCGGCTTCATCGGCAAGGACGCGCTCGTCGCGCAGAAGGCCGCGGGCGTGCCGCGCAAGCTGGTGGGCTTCGAGCTGACGGGCGCCGGCATCCCGCGCCACGGCTACCCCATCCTCAAGGACGGCGCCCGCGTGGGCGAGGTCACCAGCGGCACGCAGGGCCCCACCGTGAAGAAGCCCATCGGCATGGGCTACGTGCCCACGGCGCTCTCCACCGAGGGCTCCACCTTCGACGTCGAGATCCGCGGCCGCGCCGTGCCCGCGGTCGTCGTGAAGACCCCCTTCCTCAAGAAGTCCTGATTCCCTCCCGTTCGCACCTTTTGCGAGGAGCCGCCTCCATGTCTGACACCATCCCGCAGGACCTGAAGTACACGCCGGAACACGAGTGGGCCCGGATCACCGGCAAGACCGTGGTCATCGGCGTCACCCACCACGCCCAGGAGTCCCTGGGCGACGTCGTCTACGTGGAGCTGCCGAAGCTGGGCGCCCGGCTGGTGGAGGGCAAGAACTTCGGCGTCATCGAGTCCACCAAGGCCGTGTCGGACCTGTTCGCGCCCATCTCCGGCACCGTGGTCAAGGTGAACGACGCGCTCACCGGCAACCCGTCCATCATCAACACCGACCCGTACGGGGACGGATGGATCGTCGAGGTCGAGCCCCAGGACGCCGGGCAGACAGACAAGCTCCTGGACGCCGCCGCCTACGGCGCGCTCCTGAAGTAGTCCCGCGCACGCAAGAAGTCGCGCGTCCCGATTGTTAGTGACGCTCCATGGAGCCCCGAGCCCGCTCGGACGCTGACTTCTTTCCGCACCACCCGCGAGCCCTTCCGACCATGTCCCTCAACTGGAAGTACCAGGAGTCCTTCGCCGGCCGCCACATTGGCCCGGAGACCCCTGAAGTGAAGCAGATGCTGTCCACGCTCGGCGTGGACTCGCTCGACGCGTTCATCGAGAGCGCCGTGCCGCCCGTCATCCGCTCCCCGGAGCCCCTGCGCCTGCCCGCCGGCCGCGGTGAGAACGAGGTGCTGGCGCAGCTGGAGGCCATCGCGGCGAAGAACCAGGTGTTCCGGTCCTTCATCGGCATGGGCTACCACGACACCCACGTCCCCAACGTCATCCTGCGCAACATCTTCCAGAACCCGGGCTGGTACACCCAGTACACGCCCTATCAGGCGGAGATCGCCCAGGGCCGTCTGGAAGCGCTGCTCAACTTCCAGACGATGGTGACGGACCTCACCGGCATGGAGGTGGCGAACGCCTCCCTGCTCGACGAGGGCACCGCCGCCGCGGAGGCCATGGCGCTCGCGATGCACGCGAAGGGCGACGGCACCGGCGGCGCGTTCTTCGTCTCCGAGGGCTGCCACCCGCAGACCGTGGACGTGGTCCGCACGCGCGCGCTCCCCCTGGGCGTGGAGGTCGTCGTGGGCGACCACCGCACGGTGGACCTGTCCCAGAAGAAGTTCTTCGGCGCGCTGGTGCAGTACCCGGCCACCGACGGCGTGGTGCACGACTACCGCGCCTTCGGTGAGAAGGTGCACGCGGCGGGCGGCCTGCTCGTCGTCGCCGCGGACCTGCTCAGCCTCGCGCTGCTCACGCCGCCGGGCGAGTTCGGCGCGGACGTGGCGGTGGGCAGCGCGCAGCGCTTCGGCGTGCCGCTGGGCTACGGCGGTCCGCACGCCGCCTTCTTCGCCACGAAGAACGCGTACACCCGCGTGATGCCGGGCCGCCTCATCGGCGTGTCCGAGGATGCGCAGGGCCGGCCCGCGCTGCGCATGGCGCTCCAGACGCGCGAGCAGCACATCCGCCGCGAGAAGGCCACGAGCAACATCTGCACCGCGCAGGTGCTGCTGGCCGTGATGGCCGGCATGTACGCCGTCTACCACGGGCCCGAGGGGCTCAAGGCCATCGCGGAGCGCGTGCACGGGCTCACCGTGGTGCTGGCCCGCGGCCTCGCGAAGCTGGGCTTCAAGCCGCGCCACGACCAGTTCTTCGACACGCTGCGCGTGGAGCTGACGCCCCCGCAGGTGCGGGGCGTGCTGGCCGCCGCGGAAGGCGCGCGGATGAACTTCCGCCGCATCGACGAGAAGACGCTCGGCCTGGCGCTGGACGAGACGACGCGCGCGAAGGACGTGGAGGACATCCTCACGGCCTTCATCCAGGGCGCGAACAAGTCCGCGGCGCCGGTGGTGCTGGAGGAGGTGGCCGCGAGCCTGGAGAGCCCGCTGTCCGCCGAGGTGCGCCGCTCGAGCGCGTACCTCACGCACCCGGTCTTCAACCGCTACCACTCCGAGACGGAGATGCTGCGGTACGTGCGCCGGCTGGAGGCGAAGGACCTGTCCCTCACGCACTCCATGATTCCGCTGGGCAGCTGCACCATGAAGCTCAACGCCACCGCGGAGATGATCCCGGTGACGTGGCCGCAGTTCAGCAAGCTGCATCCGTTCGCGCCCACCTCGCAGGCGGCCGGCTACAAGGTCATCTTCGAGCAGCTGGAGCACGCGCTGTCGCAGGTGACGGGCTTCGCCGGATGCTCGCTCCAGCCCAACGCGGGCAGCCAGGGCGAATACGCGGGCCTGCTCGTCATCCGCGCGTACCACCAGGCGCGAGGGCAGGGGCACCGCGACGTGTGCCTCATCCCGTCCTCCGCGCACGGCACCAACCCGGCCTCCGCGGTGATGGCGGGCTATCAGGTCGTCGTCACGAAGTGCGACGAGAACGGCAACATCGACCTGAAGGACCTGCGCGCCCGGGCGGACGAGTACAAGGACCGGCTGGCCGCGCTGATGGTCACGTACCCCTCCACGCACGGCGTGTTCGAGGAGGAGATCCGGGAGATCTGCTCCACCATCCATGAGCGCGGCGGCCAGGTGTACATGGACGGCGCCAACCTCAACGCGCAGGTGGGGCTCACCGCGCCGGGCCTGGTGGGCGCGGACGTCTGCCACATCAACCTGCACAAGACCTTCTGCATCCCGCACGGCGGTGGCGGCCCGGGCATGGGCCCCATCTGCGTGGCCAGCCACCTGGTGAAGTTCCTCCCCGGACACCCGGTCATCCAGACGGGCGGGGCGGACGCCATTGGCGCCATCTCCGCGGCGCCGTGGGGCAGCGCCAGCATCCTGCTCATCTCCTGGATGTACGTGCAGATGATGGGCGGCGAGGGCCTGACGGAGGCCACGAAGCTGGCCATCCTCAACGCCAACTACGTCGCGGAGCGGCTCCAGCCGCACTACCCGGTGCTCTACCGGGGCAAGCGCGGCCGGGTGGCCCACGAGTGCATCGTGGACCTGCGCCCCCTCAAGAAGACCGCGGGCGTGGAGGTGGAGGACGTGGCCAAGCGCCTCATGGACTACGGCTTCCACGCGCCCACCGTGTCGTTCCCGGTGGCGGGCACGCTGATGATCGAGCCCACGGAGTCCGAGTCCAAGGCGGAGCTGGATCGCTTCTGCGACGCGATGATCGCCATCCGCCAGGAGATCCGCGACGTGGAGGAGGGGCGCGCGCCCAAGGACAACAACGTCCTCAAGAACGCGCCGCACACCGCGCGCACGCTCACCGCGCCGGAGTGGAACCGCCCCTACACCCGCGAGCAGGCCGTGTTCCCCACCGCCTGGGTGCGTGACAACAAGTTCTGGCCGTCCGTGGGCCGCCTGAACAACGTGCTCGGGGACCGGAAGCTCGTGTGCTCGTGCCCGCCCATCGAGGACTACGAGACGCCCGCGCAGAAGGTCGCGTAGCGCTCCGTCCCTCCGAAGTCGTCACCGGGGCCGTCTTCCAGGACATCGGAAGGCGGCCCTCGTGTTTTCGCCGCCCGCGGGCGTCTAGCGGAGCCGCGCGGGCTCCACGTGCACCACCACGTCCACCACCTGCGGGTACGCGCCCTGGAGCGTCGCCTCCACCTTGTCCGCGACCTCGTGGGCCTGCGCGGTGGTGAGCTGCGGGTCGACTTCGATCTTCAGGTCCACGTAGACGCTCTCCTCCATGCCGCGGCTGCGCACGTCGCGGCACGAGCGCACGCCGGCCACCGCCAGCGTCTGTTGGGACACCTGCGCGGGGTCCAGGCGCGCGGTGTCGGAGAGGATGCCCACCGCCTGCCGGACGATGCCGTACGCCACCCGTGCCACGAAGACCATCACCGCCAGCGCCACCAGCCCGTCCGCGCGCGGAAAGCCCAGCGCGACGAGCGCCAGGGAGATGAGCACCGCGATGGTGACGAACACGTCCGACAGCGTGTGCTGTGCGTCCGCGAGCAGCAGCGAGCTCTTGTACTTCTCTCCGTAGTGCCGCTCCACGCGCGTCACCACCAGGTTGATGACGAGCGTCACCCCCATCACCCCGGCCATCAGCAGCGACACCGTGGGGTGCTTGTCGTTCATCAGCGAGTCGAACGCCATGCGCCCCAGCTCCAGCATGCCCACGCCAATCATCGCGCCGATGCCCAGGGACGCGAGCGCCTCGAACTTGCCGTGCCCATAGGGGTGGTCCGCGTCCGCGGGCTGTGACGCCACGCCCATGGCCACCAGCCCCAGCACGTTGGAGCTGCCGTCGATGAACGAATGCAGCCCGTCCGCCGTCACCGACGCGGATTGGGCCATCATCCCGAAGGCGAGCTTGGCCACGGCCACCACCCAGTTGGCCACGAGGATGGCCAACAGGACGAAGCGGACCTTCTGGTTGCGCTCCTGGAGCGCGGCACTGCGGTCGGTGAGAGGGGCGTCCACGGCGGCGCAGGGTAGTGCCCCTGGGGCCTCCGCCGCGAGGACCTGTTGACGTGGGTTGCCCGGCGGCGGACGGATGCCGGGGCGCCCGCGCTCGCTACTGACGGAACAGCCGCATCCGCGGCCCGCCGCCCATCTCCATGAAGAAGCCGAACTGGAAGCGCACCGTCGCGTCCTGGCCCAGCAGGCCCGACGGCGGGTTGGGGAAGGGCTGCGCGCGCTTGAAGGAGGACACGGCCTCCATGTCCAGGAAGTCCAGGCCGCTGCTCTTCTCCACCTGGATGTCCTTCACCTGGCCGCGCTCGTCCAGGGTGATGGAGAGCAGCGTCTGGCGGTCGCGCCCGGAGTAGATGTTGCCCGTCGGGTCGCGCATGCGCAGCTGCTCGTTGGGATTCCAGTGCATGCCCACGCTCTGCTTCACGCGGTTGAAGAAGCTGGCGTACTTCCACTCGCGCGTGTTGAGGAAGGTGCCGTCGCCCTCCTCCTTGTCCTGGAGCATGTCGTTGGGCGCGGCGCCCACCACGCGGTCCATCGCCGCCTGCGACGGCATCAACGTCGCCAGGCCCGGGGAACCGGCGCGGCCGGCGGAGCCCTCCTGTTCGCTGTCCTCGCCCTCTCCGGGCTGGATGCGCAGGCGCTTCGCGTTGCCCGTCGCGGCGTCGCTCTCCGCCTGGTTCTTCACCGCCATGCCCGGGCCGTGCTCCCGTGGATCCGTCTTCATGGCGATCTCCTGCTTGCGGCGCGTCTCCGGCATCTCGAAGACGGGCTTCTTGCCGCCCTGGGACTGCGGCCGGTCATCCGCGCCCTGGCCGTTGTTGCCGGACACGCGCGGGGGCTGCACCTGCTCGTGCTGCACGCCCTCCTGCTTCTGGGGCGCCGTCCGCTGGGGCATGGCGTTGCGGTAGAAGGGCGTCTGGTCCCGGGCGCGCGTCTCCTTGTCGACCGTGTTGTTGTGCTCGGCCAGGTACTTCGCGTCTGGAGACTGCTGATCATTCCCCGGCGCCACGTCCACCACCTGGCCCTGGGGCTTCGTCTCGTCCGGCTTCTTCTCTTCCTTCGGCTCGCGCTTCTCGGTGGGGCGGGGCTTCGTCTGGGGCGTCGCGGCGCCCCGGTTCTTCGCCCACTGCTCCGACGTGAGCGGCCTCATCGCCACGGAGGTGGGGCGGGCGGGGCGCTTCTCAGGTGCGAGGCTTCCCTGCACGGCGGAGACCAGGAGCACGAAGCCCACGAACGCGCCCTGCGCCAGGAGCGCCAGGATGCCCGCCACCAGATAGCGCAGCGGCGCGCGCCTCTTGCGCTCGCGTCGCTGACGCCAGTCTGTCGAGGAACCCATGCCCACGGCCTGATGATAAACCTCCGGACCGCTTCTACAGTCCCGAACGTGCGGCCCGTAACACGCGGGACATCAAAGAGATTCGCGTTCCCCGAAACGGGAGCGCGAAATGTCCTCTTCACCTCAGTAGATGGGCGCGACCTCCGCCCCGTTGAAGTAGTAGCGGAGGATCTCCGGGTAGCGCTGGCCCGCTTCCGCCCGGCCGATGGCGCCTGTCTGACACATGCCCACGCCGTGACCCCAGCCTCCCCCCCGGAAGAGCCACCCGGTGAGCCGTCCCTCGGCGTCCCGCTCGGGCTCCACCGTGGCCATGCTGCTGTTGAGCATCCCGAAGAGCCGCCGGATGTTCAGCTCTCCCCGGACCTGGGTGGCGCCCTTCATCCCGGACAGCGTGAGCAGCCGGGCCCTCCCGGAGACCCCGCGCTCGGACAGGACGAGCGCCTGGATGGATCCCACCCCCAGCTTCTCCGTGAGCGCGTCCACCTGGGCCTGCGTGAAGCGCTTCTCCCACCGGAACTTCGACGGCTGCGCGAAGCTGGACAGCTTGCAGGCCGCCGGGACGTCGGAGGTCGCGAGCCAGGCCTTGAGGTTCGACGGTCCCGGCACGTCCGGCGCGGACTCCAGCAAGTCCGGGCGCCCGCGCAGGCTGGGGTCGGGCGGGCCGCCCCACACCACGTCGTTGTCCTCGGTGTGGCCGCCGCACACGGCGCTGTAGACGGAGTCCACCAGCCGGCCGTCCCGGCTGAAGAGGGCCTCGCCCCGGGTGGCCTCCACCGCGGCGGTGGTGCTGGCCGCCTCCCCGGTGCGGCCCCGGTACACCGCGCAGTGCTGCTCCGAGCACAGCAGGTAGGGGTCCGCCAGGTGCTTGATGCCCACCTTCGCCAGCACCTCGCCCCGCGCCGTGACGGCCTGGGCCTTGAGCGCCTCCGGGTGCGCGCGCGCGAAGATCTCAGAGGGCACCAGCCCCTTGAGCAGGTCCTCCAGGCCCACCACGTTCACCACCGCGAGCTTGCCGCTCCGGTCCACCGCGAACTGGAGCGCCCCGCGGAAGCTGCGGTCCTCGAAGGCGTGGAAGTCGTAGCCCACGCCGTACTCCACCTGCCGCACGTCGAAGCCGCTGCCGTCCTGGGTCTCCGCGTCCAGCCGGTCCTGCCCAAGCCCCACCACGGCGTCGTTCTCGTCCTTGAGCTCCAGGATGGCGCTGGACGGCTTGCGGACCTCCTCGAAGAGCGTCGTGCGCAGGCCGTAGCGGCGGAGCAGCTCCGCCTGCTTCTCCGCGGCGGCGGCGGGCGTCAGGGCCTCGTCGCCCAGGAGCAGGTAGCGCCGGTTGTCGATGACCTTGCCCGCGATGCCGTACACCGAGCCCAGCGTGTGCGTGCGCACCGCCAGCCCCCGCGCGCGCCACGCCTCCTGCGCCTCCGCGAGCCCCGCCTTGTCCGCGAAGCGGAACTCCCCCAACTGCAGCCGCGCGCTCCACTGGGCCGGCTCTCCCTGGGTGACCCGCACCGTCCAGCGCGAACCCGCGGGCGCGTCCAGCACCTTCTCGCCCGGCCCGCCGAAGCGCAGCCGCATCCGGCCTCGCGGTGAGAACGTCACCGCGTCGCGCGCCTCCATCAGCTTGATGGGCAGCCGGGGCTCGCCGTTGCGGAAGTCCAGGCGCTTCAGGTCCTGCGGCCCGGGCAGCCCCGACGTGAGCGGATCCTCCAGGCCTGGCGCGGCTGGGGGCGGCGGCATGGCGCCCGCGTCCGCGGCGGGGCTTGGAGCGGAGACCTCCGGTTCTCCCAGCCCCCGGGTGCTGGACGCGGGGGAGGGCGCAGGCGCGGGCGTGGCGCAGGAGGCGAGCAGCAGGGCGGTCAGGAGCAGGACGGCTTTGGACACGGCGGCGGCACCGTAGCCGCCGCGAGGCCGAGCGTCACGGTTCTCCCTCCCACACCAGCGGGCCCCTTTCCGGATGACCGGGAGTGAATAGAACGGCCGACGCCATGCGTTGCCCCTGCTCATGCGAATTCGAGGAGGCAACGGATTGACGAAGCGAAACACCCTGATGTCCTCCATGGCCGCCTGGACCCTGGCCTTCGGGCTCACCGCTTGCGGCGGTGGCTCGGGTGGGGTCGGCATTGGCACGGCCAATGCCGCGGAGGCCCCCAGCAACCCTGGCACCCCGCCTCCCATCGGCGTGCAGCCGGTGGAGGACACGCCCGCCGGTCAGATGCCGGAGCACGCGGACCATGTCCCCATCGCGGAGCCCGGTCCCCAGCCCGCCGTCACCGCCCAGGCCATGACGGCCATCCCGGCGGTGGCGCCCGTCC
Coding sequences within:
- the gcvT gene encoding glycine cleavage system aminomethyltransferase GcvT — its product is MTRRTPLNEAHRKLGARMVDFVGWDMPVQYSSVIAEHEAVRNAVGLFDVSHMGEIEFSGPGALETVNRLISNDLARCQDGQAVYAGLLNDLGGFVDDVVAYRFSPERILICVNSSNREKDFAWMKARAEGVTPVDRGDEFAQIAVQGPKAVGLVQRLTKADLSKVGTYRFTEGEVAGVKSIISRTGYTGEDGFELYCAAEDAVKLWDALLENGQPDGVKPCGLGARDSLRTEMKYALYGNDIDDAHTALEAGLGWIVKLDKPGGFIGKDALVAQKAAGVPRKLVGFELTGAGIPRHGYPILKDGARVGEVTSGTQGPTVKKPIGMGYVPTALSTEGSTFDVEIRGRAVPAVVVKTPFLKKS
- the gcvH gene encoding glycine cleavage system protein GcvH encodes the protein MSDTIPQDLKYTPEHEWARITGKTVVIGVTHHAQESLGDVVYVELPKLGARLVEGKNFGVIESTKAVSDLFAPISGTVVKVNDALTGNPSIINTDPYGDGWIVEVEPQDAGQTDKLLDAAAYGALLK
- the gcvP gene encoding aminomethyl-transferring glycine dehydrogenase, translating into MSLNWKYQESFAGRHIGPETPEVKQMLSTLGVDSLDAFIESAVPPVIRSPEPLRLPAGRGENEVLAQLEAIAAKNQVFRSFIGMGYHDTHVPNVILRNIFQNPGWYTQYTPYQAEIAQGRLEALLNFQTMVTDLTGMEVANASLLDEGTAAAEAMALAMHAKGDGTGGAFFVSEGCHPQTVDVVRTRALPLGVEVVVGDHRTVDLSQKKFFGALVQYPATDGVVHDYRAFGEKVHAAGGLLVVAADLLSLALLTPPGEFGADVAVGSAQRFGVPLGYGGPHAAFFATKNAYTRVMPGRLIGVSEDAQGRPALRMALQTREQHIRREKATSNICTAQVLLAVMAGMYAVYHGPEGLKAIAERVHGLTVVLARGLAKLGFKPRHDQFFDTLRVELTPPQVRGVLAAAEGARMNFRRIDEKTLGLALDETTRAKDVEDILTAFIQGANKSAAPVVLEEVAASLESPLSAEVRRSSAYLTHPVFNRYHSETEMLRYVRRLEAKDLSLTHSMIPLGSCTMKLNATAEMIPVTWPQFSKLHPFAPTSQAAGYKVIFEQLEHALSQVTGFAGCSLQPNAGSQGEYAGLLVIRAYHQARGQGHRDVCLIPSSAHGTNPASAVMAGYQVVVTKCDENGNIDLKDLRARADEYKDRLAALMVTYPSTHGVFEEEIREICSTIHERGGQVYMDGANLNAQVGLTAPGLVGADVCHINLHKTFCIPHGGGGPGMGPICVASHLVKFLPGHPVIQTGGADAIGAISAAPWGSASILLISWMYVQMMGGEGLTEATKLAILNANYVAERLQPHYPVLYRGKRGRVAHECIVDLRPLKKTAGVEVEDVAKRLMDYGFHAPTVSFPVAGTLMIEPTESESKAELDRFCDAMIAIRQEIRDVEEGRAPKDNNVLKNAPHTARTLTAPEWNRPYTREQAVFPTAWVRDNKFWPSVGRLNNVLGDRKLVCSCPPIEDYETPAQKVA
- a CDS encoding cation diffusion facilitator family transporter; translated protein: MDAPLTDRSAALQERNQKVRFVLLAILVANWVVAVAKLAFGMMAQSASVTADGLHSFIDGSSNVLGLVAMGVASQPADADHPYGHGKFEALASLGIGAMIGVGMLELGRMAFDSLMNDKHPTVSLLMAGVMGVTLVINLVVTRVERHYGEKYKSSLLLADAQHTLSDVFVTIAVLISLALVALGFPRADGLVALAVMVFVARVAYGIVRQAVGILSDTARLDPAQVSQQTLAVAGVRSCRDVRSRGMEESVYVDLKIEVDPQLTTAQAHEVADKVEATLQGAYPQVVDVVVHVEPARLR
- a CDS encoding energy transducer TonB family protein, which produces MGMGSSTDWRQRRERKRRAPLRYLVAGILALLAQGAFVGFVLLVSAVQGSLAPEKRPARPTSVAMRPLTSEQWAKNRGAATPQTKPRPTEKREPKEEKKPDETKPQGQVVDVAPGNDQQSPDAKYLAEHNNTVDKETRARDQTPFYRNAMPQRTAPQKQEGVQHEQVQPPRVSGNNGQGADDRPQSQGGKKPVFEMPETRRKQEIAMKTDPREHGPGMAVKNQAESDAATGNAKRLRIQPGEGEDSEQEGSAGRAGSPGLATLMPSQAAMDRVVGAAPNDMLQDKEEGDGTFLNTREWKYASFFNRVKQSVGMHWNPNEQLRMRDPTGNIYSGRDRQTLLSITLDERGQVKDIQVEKSSGLDFLDMEAVSSFKRAQPFPNPPSGLLGQDATVRFQFGFFMEMGGGPRMRLFRQ
- a CDS encoding SpoIID/LytB domain-containing protein; the protein is MSRGNAWRRPFYSLPVIRKGARWCGRENRDARPRGGYGAAAVSKAVLLLTALLLASCATPAPAPSPASSTRGLGEPEVSAPSPAADAGAMPPPPAAPGLEDPLTSGLPGPQDLKRLDFRNGEPRLPIKLMEARDAVTFSPRGRMRLRFGGPGEKVLDAPAGSRWTVRVTQGEPAQWSARLQLGEFRFADKAGLAEAQEAWRARGLAVRTHTLGSVYGIAGKVIDNRRYLLLGDEALTPAAAAEKQAELLRRYGLRTTLFEEVRKPSSAILELKDENDAVVGLGQDRLDAETQDGSGFDVRQVEYGVGYDFHAFEDRSFRGALQFAVDRSGKLAVVNVVGLEDLLKGLVPSEIFARAHPEALKAQAVTARGEVLAKVGIKHLADPYLLCSEQHCAVYRGRTGEAASTTAAVEATRGEALFSRDGRLVDSVYSAVCGGHTEDNDVVWGGPPDPSLRGRPDLLESAPDVPGPSNLKAWLATSDVPAACKLSSFAQPSKFRWEKRFTQAQVDALTEKLGVGSIQALVLSERGVSGRARLLTLSGMKGATQVRGELNIRRLFGMLNSSMATVEPERDAEGRLTGWLFRGGGWGHGVGMCQTGAIGRAEAGQRYPEILRYYFNGAEVAPIY